A stretch of the Halomonas sp. BDJS001 genome encodes the following:
- a CDS encoding type II toxin-antitoxin system RelE/ParE family toxin: protein MALGNQGKNGGARVIYFLATAERIYLILAYPKSVKDSLTPAETAALKTLTHQ, encoded by the coding sequence ATGGCGCTGGGCAACCAAGGTAAGAATGGTGGTGCCAGGGTTATCTACTTTTTGGCAACAGCAGAGAGAATCTACCTGATATTGGCCTACCCCAAGAGCGTGAAGGACAGCTTAACGCCCGCTGAAACGGCCGCACTGAAAACACTGACCCACCAATGA
- the nadS gene encoding NadS family protein, with translation MSIFDELQSSLQEAVEIKHGKAQASRITRHEVTDVKTIRAQLHVSQAEFAKAMGTSVDTIKSWETKRRNPTGLAAKALATIQDNPAFFNELASH, from the coding sequence ATGAGCATCTTTGACGAGCTGCAATCTTCACTGCAGGAAGCCGTTGAGATTAAACATGGTAAAGCGCAGGCCAGTCGCATCACACGCCATGAGGTGACTGATGTAAAAACTATTCGCGCCCAGCTACACGTATCCCAGGCAGAGTTTGCCAAGGCTATGGGAACCAGTGTAGACACCATCAAAAGCTGGGAAACCAAGCGCCGTAACCCGACGGGGCTAGCAGCTAAGGCACTGGCGACGATTCAGGACAACCCAGCTTTTTTCAACGAGCTTGCTTCGCACTAA
- a CDS encoding ABC transporter ATP-binding protein: MSSPAHSFQALLRLLRYAKGYRRRIIAATACSIINKLFDIAPEILIGVAIDVVVNQEQSFVASLGFETPQQQITMLAVLTFVIWAGESLFEYLFQILWRNLAQRLQADMRQDTYEHAQRLDMAFFESKSSGQLVATMNDDVNQLERFLDGGANSIIQVVVTVVAVGAVFFVLSPLIALLAFTPIPLIIWGAFFFQRKAGPLYSDVREKVGDLASRLSNNLSGIATIKSFTSEEREAERLRDASEAYVDANRRAIKVSSAFIPVIRMAILAGFLATFTVGGMMALNGSLNVGAYGVLVFLTQRLLWPLTGLAQVIDLFERAMASTRRILDLLEVPITVKDDSTTPLTQPVRGEVTVDNVSFHYATSGVGVDGIHLHVPAGNTLALVGATGSGKSTLIKLLLRFYDPENGRVLIDGQPITEVSMNSLRQSIGLVSQDVYLFEGSIRDNIAYGKPDADEAAIVDAAKTAEAWSFIETLPQGLDTPVGERGVRLSGGQRQRLSLARALLKDPPILVLDEATSAVDNETEAAIQRSLKRIAHGRTVIMIAHRLSTIVHADEIVVIEKGRVAERGSHSSLLAADGHYAAQWRVQTGEAQAGDMEVLSR; the protein is encoded by the coding sequence GTGTCCTCTCCTGCACACAGTTTTCAAGCGTTGCTGCGGCTACTGCGCTACGCCAAAGGCTATCGGCGGCGCATCATTGCCGCCACCGCCTGTTCGATTATCAATAAGCTGTTTGATATTGCTCCAGAGATTCTGATTGGTGTCGCCATCGATGTGGTGGTCAACCAAGAGCAGAGTTTTGTGGCCAGCCTCGGGTTTGAAACGCCCCAGCAGCAGATCACCATGCTAGCGGTGCTGACGTTTGTTATCTGGGCAGGGGAGTCGCTGTTTGAGTACCTGTTCCAAATTTTATGGCGCAACTTGGCCCAACGTTTACAAGCGGATATGCGTCAGGATACCTACGAGCACGCTCAGCGGCTGGATATGGCGTTCTTTGAGTCGAAAAGCTCCGGCCAGTTGGTGGCCACCATGAACGATGACGTCAACCAGCTTGAGCGTTTTCTGGACGGCGGGGCCAATTCGATTATTCAGGTGGTCGTCACCGTGGTGGCGGTAGGCGCGGTCTTCTTTGTGCTTTCACCACTGATTGCGCTGCTGGCGTTTACGCCTATCCCGCTGATTATCTGGGGCGCGTTCTTCTTCCAGCGTAAAGCCGGGCCGCTGTATAGCGATGTACGTGAAAAGGTCGGGGATCTGGCCAGCCGTTTATCCAATAACCTCAGCGGCATTGCGACGATTAAAAGCTTTACCAGCGAAGAACGCGAAGCCGAGCGCCTGCGCGATGCCAGCGAAGCCTACGTAGACGCCAACAGACGGGCGATCAAGGTTAGCTCCGCGTTTATTCCGGTGATCCGCATGGCGATTTTGGCCGGTTTTCTGGCCACCTTTACAGTGGGCGGCATGATGGCGCTTAACGGCTCGCTGAACGTGGGGGCTTATGGCGTGCTGGTGTTTTTGACCCAACGCCTGCTCTGGCCGCTGACCGGCCTGGCTCAAGTGATCGACCTGTTCGAGCGCGCTATGGCCAGCACACGACGGATTCTCGATCTGCTCGAAGTGCCGATTACCGTTAAAGATGACAGCACCACGCCGCTTACCCAACCGGTGCGCGGCGAGGTGACGGTAGACAACGTGAGCTTTCACTACGCCACCAGCGGCGTAGGAGTGGATGGCATTCACCTGCACGTGCCTGCAGGTAATACCCTGGCGTTGGTGGGAGCGACAGGGTCGGGAAAATCCACCCTGATCAAACTGCTGCTGCGGTTTTACGACCCCGAAAATGGCCGCGTGCTCATTGATGGGCAGCCCATCACCGAAGTGAGTATGAACTCACTTCGCCAATCGATTGGTTTGGTCAGTCAGGATGTTTACCTGTTTGAAGGCAGCATTCGCGACAATATTGCTTACGGCAAGCCGGACGCTGATGAAGCCGCGATTGTGGATGCCGCCAAAACCGCTGAAGCGTGGAGCTTTATCGAAACGCTGCCCCAAGGGTTGGACACGCCGGTAGGCGAGCGGGGCGTAAGGCTTTCCGGTGGCCAACGCCAACGGCTTTCACTGGCCAGGGCACTGCTTAAAGACCCGCCGATTCTGGTGCTGGATGAAGCCACCAGCGCGGTGGACAACGAGACCGAAGCGGCCATTCAGCGCTCGCTTAAACGCATCGCCCATGGCCGTACGGTGATTATGATTGCCCACCGGCTCTCTACCATTGTGCACGCCGATGAGATCGTGGTGATCGAGAAGGGCCGAGTGGCCGAGCGAGGCAGCCACTCAAGCCTGTTGGCCGCTGACGGCCACTACGCCGCCCAGTGGCGGGTGCAAACTGGCGAAGCCCAAGCGGGGGATATGGAGGTGCTCAGTCGTTAA
- a CDS encoding ABC transporter ATP-binding protein, which yields MSQSPTPTMPSLATQSLGMNYGTRQVIDGLDITLPSGQVTAIVGPNGCGKSTLLAGLARLHKPDSGAVLLDGADIQRLPIRQLATQLALLPQEAVAPEGLTVTELIRFGRQPHQGWLRQWSAEDQRVVQHALAAAGLEQLADRPIDALSGGQRQRAWIAMTIAQQTPLLLLDEPTSALDLGHQIEVFELVKHLAHHGRTVVMVLHDLASACRYADHLIAMREGQIIAAGAPATVVTTDLVRTLYQVECTLLTDPDTGSPLLANVRRSAVPAY from the coding sequence ATGAGCCAATCTCCAACACCCACCATGCCTTCTCTTGCCACGCAGTCGCTCGGGATGAATTATGGCACCCGGCAGGTGATCGATGGCTTGGATATCACCCTGCCCAGCGGCCAAGTCACCGCCATTGTGGGCCCCAACGGCTGCGGTAAATCAACGCTGCTGGCCGGTCTTGCGCGTTTACATAAACCCGATAGCGGCGCGGTATTGCTCGATGGCGCCGATATTCAGCGCCTGCCCATCCGTCAACTGGCGACCCAACTGGCGCTACTGCCCCAGGAGGCCGTGGCGCCGGAAGGGCTCACCGTGACCGAGTTAATCCGCTTTGGTCGCCAGCCCCACCAGGGCTGGCTGCGCCAGTGGTCGGCAGAAGACCAGCGCGTGGTGCAGCACGCGCTGGCGGCGGCGGGACTTGAACAACTCGCTGACAGACCGATTGATGCGCTCTCCGGTGGCCAGCGGCAGCGCGCCTGGATCGCCATGACCATCGCCCAACAAACCCCGCTGCTGCTGCTGGATGAACCCACTTCCGCACTGGATCTGGGCCACCAGATTGAAGTGTTCGAGCTGGTGAAACATCTTGCCCACCACGGCCGTACGGTGGTGATGGTGCTGCACGACCTCGCCAGCGCCTGCCGCTACGCTGACCATCTTATCGCCATGCGCGAAGGTCAAATTATCGCTGCTGGAGCTCCGGCTACAGTGGTTACGACTGACCTGGTGCGAACGCTCTATCAAGTGGAGTGCACGTTGCTCACCGACCCTGATACCGGCAGCCCCTTGCTCGCCAATGTTCGCCGCTCCGCGGTGCCCGCTTACTAA
- a CDS encoding FecCD family ABC transporter permease, whose product MTVSTGKPAAMPFSHATPAVSAENATVLPPQGYWRLAWQSQRGVNSILFEQRAVVVNLGLFAALLVASVIYLSLGSVKVAPAAVLQALLDNADMMASFVVLELRLPRLAAACSTGAAFALAGILMQTLARNRLATPGIIGIDNGATAFAVASIVGIGVSIAPPAMALAGATTAAVLTFGLAAGSGTQGYRFIVAGIGVGAVFGAVTQLMLARVAIDTANAAYPWTVGSLNARPSGALQLLMLGLALGLATALALARSLTLLRFKDATASGLGVNVKRRRLEVLLLSVALTGLAVTVAGPVGMVGLIGPEIARSLSSSRSVPVLAATLAGALVMVLADLAGRTLLAPIEVPVGIVTAVVGGPWLLWILMRPQRSFT is encoded by the coding sequence ATGACTGTCTCAACGGGCAAACCGGCTGCTATGCCTTTCTCTCATGCGACCCCAGCGGTCTCGGCTGAAAACGCCACCGTATTGCCGCCTCAAGGATACTGGCGCTTAGCCTGGCAAAGTCAACGGGGGGTGAATAGCATCCTGTTTGAACAGCGGGCGGTGGTAGTCAATCTGGGACTGTTTGCCGCGCTACTGGTCGCCAGCGTTATCTATCTAAGCCTCGGCAGCGTTAAGGTCGCACCAGCCGCTGTGCTGCAGGCGCTGTTGGACAATGCGGATATGATGGCGAGTTTTGTGGTGTTAGAGCTGCGCTTGCCACGCTTGGCCGCCGCCTGCAGTACCGGGGCCGCCTTTGCACTGGCCGGTATCCTAATGCAAACCCTGGCCCGCAATCGCTTGGCAACACCCGGGATTATTGGCATTGATAATGGCGCAACGGCCTTTGCCGTGGCCTCCATCGTGGGTATAGGTGTTTCCATCGCACCACCCGCCATGGCGCTAGCCGGCGCAACGACCGCCGCGGTACTCACCTTTGGTTTAGCTGCGGGCAGCGGTACCCAGGGCTATCGGTTTATCGTTGCGGGCATTGGCGTTGGCGCGGTGTTTGGCGCGGTGACCCAACTGATGCTGGCGCGAGTCGCGATTGACACTGCCAATGCTGCCTACCCATGGACAGTGGGTTCGCTCAATGCCCGCCCCAGCGGGGCGCTTCAATTACTGATGCTGGGGCTAGCGTTAGGGCTGGCCACGGCATTGGCGCTAGCCCGTTCGCTAACGCTGCTGCGTTTTAAAGATGCCACCGCCAGTGGATTAGGCGTGAACGTCAAGCGGCGCCGGTTGGAAGTTTTGCTGCTATCTGTCGCACTAACCGGCCTGGCGGTTACCGTGGCTGGCCCTGTGGGCATGGTGGGGTTGATTGGCCCCGAGATTGCTCGGTCACTGTCGAGCTCCCGCAGCGTACCAGTGTTGGCGGCTACGCTGGCGGGGGCGCTGGTGATGGTACTTGCCGATTTGGCCGGGCGTACGCTGCTGGCGCCGATCGAGGTTCCGGTGGGGATCGTTACCGCTGTGGTCGGCGGGCCCTGGTTACTTTGGATATTAATGCGTCCGCAACGGAGCTTCACATGA
- a CDS encoding FecCD family ABC transporter permease has translation MLLLLTALVAASGVSLLMGAGSVGPLRVLALLGGVQDSEASFIVWELRAPRTLIGIAVGVALGVAGALLQAVARNPLAEPGLLGVSAGAAFAVALALVLGASAATLRISVAQLGALVGCVCVLSVARFRGVGNDPIRLVLAGAAFSGLLASLTSLLLLYDQRAADEIRFWVIGSLAGRRLDDLLAVLPSLLVASVIVALIARPLAALALGERVASGLGHHPNLIRWLVVACVALLVGAATAIAGPIAFVGLVVPFVARALAGPDIRRTLWFCLPIGPLMVLAADIISRVVVAPSELPLGVLTALCGAPVLVAVVRARRLPML, from the coding sequence ATGCTGTTACTACTCACCGCCCTTGTGGCGGCGAGTGGCGTTAGTTTATTGATGGGCGCAGGCAGTGTCGGCCCACTGCGGGTGCTGGCGCTACTAGGTGGCGTACAGGACAGTGAGGCGAGTTTCATTGTCTGGGAACTGCGTGCCCCGCGTACTTTAATTGGCATTGCGGTGGGCGTGGCGTTGGGGGTAGCAGGGGCGTTATTACAAGCGGTGGCGCGCAATCCGCTGGCCGAACCGGGTTTGTTAGGGGTGAGCGCAGGAGCGGCGTTTGCCGTGGCACTGGCCTTGGTACTGGGTGCCAGCGCCGCCACTCTGCGCATTTCAGTCGCACAGCTCGGCGCCTTGGTGGGCTGTGTCTGCGTATTAAGCGTGGCGCGCTTTCGCGGTGTGGGTAATGACCCTATTCGGCTCGTTCTCGCAGGTGCCGCGTTTTCGGGGCTGCTCGCTTCGTTAACCTCGCTGCTGCTGCTTTACGACCAACGTGCCGCTGATGAAATTCGTTTCTGGGTGATTGGCAGTTTGGCTGGACGCCGCTTAGACGACCTGCTGGCCGTGCTGCCCAGTCTGCTGGTGGCATCCGTGATAGTTGCGCTGATCGCCCGGCCTTTAGCCGCGCTAGCGCTAGGCGAACGGGTTGCTTCGGGGTTGGGGCACCACCCCAACCTGATCCGCTGGCTGGTCGTCGCCTGCGTGGCGCTTTTGGTGGGCGCTGCTACCGCCATCGCCGGGCCCATCGCCTTTGTTGGGTTGGTGGTGCCGTTTGTGGCACGGGCTCTTGCCGGGCCTGATATTCGTCGCACGCTATGGTTTTGCCTGCCCATTGGGCCGCTGATGGTACTCGCCGCCGATATCATTTCCCGCGTGGTGGTGGCGCCTTCGGAACTACCGCTGGGTGTGCTCACTGCGCTATGTGGCGCCCCCGTATTAGTCGCCGTCGTGCGTGCACGCCGCCTCCCGATGTTATAA
- a CDS encoding ABC transporter substrate-binding protein, which yields MTATLTKGARLGVVSVLLSVLVAGTAQARTLNTAFGEVEVEGTPERVVTLYEGALDAALAAGITPLGAVTTRGGDNVAEYVEAHLGDDRPAIMGVVREINIEAVLAQQPDLILAPAQLSDEQYQLLSRIAPTVVPHTQPLAADNWKAEARLYGEALNRKDVIEEAIATVDQRATQLADALADADVGGTAFLVRWMPGGPMVMSEKLIATGLLEQVGLDVQGADLIGERGVHSDVLSLENLAQVDGDWLFLATLNEDGQQALDAAKQSPAFTRLNVVQREQVVPVNGQLWSSANGPLAAQAILDDIEAALLP from the coding sequence ATGACAGCTACCCTCACTAAAGGTGCGCGTTTAGGCGTGGTCAGCGTTCTGCTAAGCGTTTTAGTGGCAGGCACCGCGCAAGCGCGCACGCTGAATACCGCCTTTGGCGAGGTAGAGGTGGAGGGAACCCCTGAGCGGGTTGTGACCCTTTACGAAGGCGCACTGGATGCTGCCCTAGCGGCTGGCATCACGCCACTAGGCGCCGTCACCACACGCGGTGGTGATAACGTCGCCGAGTATGTGGAGGCCCATTTGGGCGATGATCGTCCCGCCATTATGGGCGTTGTTAGGGAAATCAATATTGAAGCCGTGCTGGCGCAGCAGCCGGATCTGATTTTGGCGCCCGCCCAGCTTTCCGATGAACAGTACCAACTGCTTTCACGTATTGCGCCAACCGTTGTGCCGCATACCCAGCCGTTAGCCGCGGATAACTGGAAAGCTGAGGCGCGACTTTACGGCGAAGCATTAAACCGTAAAGATGTGATTGAAGAAGCCATTGCCACGGTAGATCAGCGCGCCACGCAACTAGCCGACGCATTAGCGGATGCAGACGTAGGCGGCACCGCCTTTTTAGTGCGCTGGATGCCCGGTGGCCCGATGGTAATGTCGGAAAAACTGATTGCCACGGGGCTGTTAGAGCAGGTTGGCCTTGACGTACAAGGCGCCGATTTAATTGGCGAGCGCGGCGTACACAGCGATGTACTCAGCCTGGAAAACCTTGCCCAAGTAGATGGCGACTGGCTATTCCTGGCAACCCTCAATGAAGATGGCCAACAAGCCTTGGACGCCGCTAAACAGAGCCCTGCGTTCACTCGCCTTAACGTGGTTCAGCGAGAGCAGGTGGTGCCAGTGAATGGCCAGCTGTGGAGCAGTGCCAATGGCCCACTGGCCGCGCAAGCCATTCTTGATGATATAGAGGCTGCGCTGTTGCCGTGA
- a CDS encoding TonB-dependent receptor domain-containing protein, producing MPRFTRSVLASAVTLAVSAGTASAQENQQLDNIVVSASGFEQAMVDAPASISVISREELERTRVTSIADALRNVEGVDVGGAVGKTGGRNISIRGMPSDYTLILIDGRRQNAAGSVTPNGFGETSTSFFPPISSIERIEVIRGPMSTLYGSDAMGGVINIITRRVGREWTGSVGVENTFNEDRDFGDRREINLYTSGPLIEDTLGLQLRGRVYERDASELTYTDNNGDPIEVDQRGPSPVEGDTYSLGGKLTWTPTDSHDLWLDGEISRQRYDNDECQLGTLDGRTRSCEPDPGSANGYADELRFEREQIALGHTGRFASGTLESSLMRNTTETKGRTIPGDVGVAYEGFPSIVGGAPRELETTNTVLDSKFIMPLDNHMATVGMQWWDAELDDGLAGETFEQTTWSLFAEDEWLLRDDLALTLGGRYDHHDAFGSQFSPRGYLVWNTTSNWTLKGGVSRGYKTPTLNDLHDGINGVTGQGTILTIGNPDLEPETSTSSEIGAHYDNQQGFTASATLFHNQFDDKIASGSDILVENDPLIPDGLYSQQVNVDEAITQGVELSTGYQFAPDWRINANYTYTDSEQKSGDNKGEPLTDTPEHAINATLRWQATAKLDTWLSAEYRSERYRNRESVRGAPSFDDLGDFKAYSLFHLGGNYAVTNQLNLSATIYNLFDKDFVDYRAYGDGTSFGNVYANSEEGRRLWLSARYEF from the coding sequence ATGCCACGCTTTACCCGCTCTGTTCTGGCTAGCGCCGTCACACTCGCTGTTTCTGCAGGCACCGCCTCCGCCCAAGAAAATCAGCAATTGGACAACATCGTTGTCTCGGCCAGCGGGTTTGAGCAGGCAATGGTCGACGCGCCTGCCAGTATCTCGGTGATCTCTCGTGAAGAGTTGGAACGCACGCGGGTGACAAGCATCGCCGATGCACTGCGCAACGTTGAAGGGGTCGATGTGGGTGGAGCGGTAGGTAAAACCGGCGGGCGCAACATTAGTATCCGTGGAATGCCCAGCGACTATACGCTGATCCTGATTGATGGCCGCCGTCAAAATGCGGCGGGCAGCGTGACCCCCAATGGCTTTGGTGAAACCTCCACCAGCTTCTTTCCGCCCATTTCCAGCATTGAGCGCATTGAGGTGATTCGTGGGCCGATGTCGACACTGTATGGCTCTGACGCCATGGGCGGGGTAATCAACATTATTACCCGTCGGGTGGGCCGCGAGTGGACAGGCTCTGTTGGGGTCGAAAATACCTTTAACGAAGATCGCGATTTTGGCGACCGTCGCGAGATCAACCTCTATACCAGTGGCCCACTTATTGAGGATACGCTGGGCCTTCAACTGCGCGGGCGGGTTTATGAGCGCGACGCTTCCGAGCTTACCTATACCGATAACAACGGTGACCCTATTGAAGTCGACCAGCGCGGCCCTAGCCCTGTGGAAGGCGATACCTACAGCCTGGGTGGTAAGCTAACTTGGACACCCACTGACAGCCACGACCTATGGCTGGATGGTGAAATCAGCCGTCAGCGCTACGACAACGATGAGTGCCAGCTAGGCACCCTGGATGGTCGCACTCGTAGCTGTGAGCCCGACCCTGGCAGCGCCAACGGCTATGCGGATGAACTCCGCTTTGAGCGCGAGCAGATCGCCCTTGGCCACACTGGCCGTTTTGCCTCGGGTACGTTGGAATCTAGCCTGATGCGCAACACCACCGAAACCAAAGGCCGCACGATCCCTGGTGATGTAGGCGTCGCGTATGAAGGTTTTCCCAGCATTGTCGGCGGCGCCCCGCGGGAGCTTGAAACCACTAATACCGTACTCGACAGCAAGTTCATCATGCCGCTAGACAATCACATGGCCACTGTAGGTATGCAGTGGTGGGATGCGGAACTTGACGATGGCTTGGCCGGTGAAACCTTTGAGCAGACTACCTGGTCGCTATTTGCGGAAGATGAGTGGCTGCTACGGGACGATTTAGCGCTAACCCTGGGCGGGCGCTACGATCACCACGACGCCTTCGGCAGCCAGTTCAGCCCGCGCGGCTACCTGGTGTGGAACACGACGTCCAACTGGACGCTAAAAGGTGGCGTAAGCCGCGGCTATAAAACGCCCACGCTTAATGACCTACATGACGGCATTAACGGGGTAACCGGCCAGGGCACGATACTCACGATTGGTAACCCGGATCTTGAGCCGGAAACCAGCACCAGCAGCGAGATCGGTGCGCATTACGATAACCAACAGGGTTTCACTGCCAGCGCCACGCTGTTCCACAACCAGTTTGACGACAAGATTGCCAGCGGCAGCGATATCCTGGTGGAAAACGACCCGCTGATTCCTGACGGCCTTTACAGCCAACAGGTCAACGTCGACGAGGCGATCACCCAAGGAGTGGAACTCTCTACCGGCTACCAGTTCGCCCCTGATTGGCGCATTAATGCCAACTACACCTACACCGATAGCGAACAGAAGAGTGGCGATAACAAGGGCGAGCCGCTGACGGATACCCCGGAACACGCCATTAACGCCACCCTGCGCTGGCAGGCAACGGCCAAGCTGGATACCTGGCTCTCAGCAGAGTACCGCAGCGAGCGCTACCGTAACCGCGAAAGCGTCCGCGGCGCCCCCTCGTTTGATGACCTGGGCGACTTTAAAGCCTATTCGCTGTTTCACTTAGGCGGTAATTACGCGGTCACCAATCAGCTTAATCTGAGCGCGACCATCTACAACCTGTTTGACAAAGACTTTGTCGACTACCGCGCATACGGCGATGGCACTAGTTTTGGCAACGTATACGCCAATAGCGAAGAGGGCCGCCGCCTGTGGCTCTCCGCCCGCTACGAGTTCTAA
- a CDS encoding ligand-gated channel protein, with the protein MSPCLRRTLLASAISSLASSALWAQETPRLDDMVVTASGFEQQITNAPASISVVSREELEQGHYQSVTDALRDVPGVIVTGGGRGDNGQDISIRGMPSQYTLILVDGRPQNSRESRPNGDAGFEQDWLPPLQAIERIEVVRGPMSTLYGSDAIGGVINVITRKVAQQWHGNVQLDTVLQEDSDSGDSRQANFYLSGPLVGDRLGLQLYGRTSQRDEDTILNGYEDKSLQSLTARLSLAATENHDVTFEAGITEQDRQSLMGKSAPSEGCRGGCSDSFNEFTHQHVAVTHSGRFEWGTSETYLQRESSENKSRDIEITNTTAKTSVVIPLGMHMLTVGASYEEESLDDSTTNQLPGSDRSEIENSQWALFVEDEWMLTDAWALTGGLRIDDDDNYGSHLSPRLYSVWNMTPDWTLKGGVSTGYRAPNLREITPDWGQVSRGGNIYGNPDLEPETSLNKELALLYANDRGLSGSVTLFHNDFDDKITRIACPIDICTDGANQFGSDPTYRVNVDEAVTQGVEASVAAPLTDTVELTASYTYTDSEQKSGEYAGEPLTQLPKHQVSASLDWQVSAKLSQWTKVTYRGEESQPTTGPSSSTIVAPSYTFVDAGVGYQLNESTQLNAGIYNLFDETINYDEYGYVEDGRRVWLGLNVAF; encoded by the coding sequence ATGTCTCCCTGTTTGCGCCGTACGCTGCTGGCCAGCGCTATCTCTTCGCTTGCCAGTAGTGCTCTTTGGGCACAAGAAACGCCCCGCTTAGACGATATGGTGGTAACCGCGTCAGGTTTTGAACAGCAGATCACCAATGCACCTGCCTCTATCAGCGTGGTTTCCCGGGAAGAGTTGGAACAAGGCCACTATCAGAGTGTTACCGATGCGCTGCGCGATGTGCCCGGTGTGATTGTCACCGGCGGCGGAAGAGGGGATAACGGCCAGGATATCTCCATTAGAGGTATGCCTTCACAGTACACCCTGATACTGGTCGATGGTCGCCCGCAGAATTCCCGTGAGTCTCGCCCTAATGGCGATGCAGGTTTTGAGCAAGACTGGCTGCCGCCGCTACAGGCCATCGAACGTATTGAGGTAGTGCGCGGCCCCATGTCGACGCTTTACGGCTCTGATGCGATTGGCGGGGTGATCAATGTGATTACCCGCAAGGTGGCTCAGCAGTGGCATGGCAATGTTCAACTCGACACCGTGCTTCAGGAAGACAGCGACTCCGGCGACAGTCGCCAAGCCAATTTTTACCTCAGCGGCCCGCTGGTAGGCGACCGCTTAGGGCTTCAGCTCTATGGCCGCACCTCTCAGCGTGACGAAGACACTATTCTCAACGGCTACGAAGATAAAAGCCTGCAAAGCCTTACTGCACGGCTAAGCCTAGCGGCAACCGAGAATCATGACGTTACGTTTGAAGCCGGCATTACTGAGCAAGACCGTCAGTCGCTAATGGGTAAATCCGCGCCCTCTGAGGGCTGTCGCGGCGGCTGCTCCGATAGCTTTAATGAGTTTACCCACCAGCATGTCGCGGTGACACACAGCGGGCGCTTCGAGTGGGGCACCAGCGAAACTTACCTTCAGCGTGAAAGTAGCGAAAACAAATCGCGGGATATTGAAATCACCAACACCACCGCCAAAACCAGCGTGGTCATTCCGCTAGGCATGCATATGCTGACGGTAGGCGCTAGCTACGAAGAGGAGTCGCTCGACGACAGTACGACGAATCAGTTGCCTGGCTCTGATCGTAGTGAGATTGAGAATAGCCAGTGGGCCCTCTTTGTGGAAGACGAGTGGATGCTCACCGATGCTTGGGCACTGACCGGCGGGCTGCGTATTGATGACGATGATAACTACGGCAGCCACCTTAGCCCGCGGCTTTACAGCGTGTGGAATATGACGCCTGACTGGACGCTGAAGGGCGGCGTCTCGACCGGTTATCGAGCGCCGAATCTGCGCGAGATCACCCCTGACTGGGGGCAGGTCAGCCGTGGGGGTAATATCTACGGTAACCCTGACCTTGAGCCAGAGACCTCACTCAATAAAGAATTGGCCCTGCTTTATGCCAACGATAGGGGCTTGAGCGGCAGCGTCACGCTGTTCCATAACGACTTTGACGATAAAATTACCCGAATAGCTTGTCCCATTGATATCTGTACGGACGGCGCTAACCAGTTTGGCAGCGACCCGACTTATCGCGTTAACGTTGATGAAGCGGTGACTCAGGGCGTAGAGGCGAGTGTGGCTGCGCCGTTAACCGATACCGTTGAGCTAACGGCCAGCTACACCTATACCGATAGCGAGCAAAAGAGCGGTGAGTATGCCGGCGAGCCGTTAACACAGCTGCCTAAGCACCAGGTATCCGCTTCGTTGGATTGGCAAGTCTCTGCCAAGTTGAGTCAATGGACAAAAGTCACTTACCGCGGCGAAGAGAGTCAACCGACTACCGGCCCTTCGAGCAGTACCATTGTGGCTCCTTCCTATACCTTTGTAGATGCAGGCGTTGGCTACCAGTTGAACGAAAGTACTCAACTGAACGCGGGTATTTACAACCTGTTCGACGAAACGATCAACTATGACGAGTACGGCTATGTGGAAGATGGTCGTCGGGTTTGGCTAGGCCTTAATGTTGCCTTCTAA